One region of Luteolibacter yonseiensis genomic DNA includes:
- a CDS encoding GNAT family N-acetyltransferase, with the protein MNGSGRFETILRDGTPIIVRPLVPDDRPALAEAYRRLSPEARYNRFWTHTGEVVGDNMLTRVLHQDPATHVSWAVLDPTREFSPMGGASWWRTAGQPGEVEISFIVLDDDQRRGIGTLLLAILWLTAFRAGAETMTGHVLTENRQAAGWMRDCGARGEWDGYKLSFRWDLDNLDALPETRAAAELAGWLSRLAPGILG; encoded by the coding sequence GTGAACGGCTCCGGAAGATTCGAAACCATCCTGCGCGACGGCACGCCGATCATCGTGCGGCCTCTCGTCCCGGATGACCGCCCCGCGCTGGCGGAGGCCTACCGCCGTCTTTCCCCGGAGGCCCGCTACAACCGCTTCTGGACCCACACCGGCGAGGTCGTCGGAGACAACATGCTCACCCGCGTGCTGCATCAGGATCCTGCGACGCATGTCAGCTGGGCGGTGCTGGATCCCACCCGCGAGTTCAGTCCCATGGGCGGCGCGAGCTGGTGGCGGACCGCCGGCCAACCCGGTGAGGTCGAGATTTCATTCATTGTCCTGGACGACGACCAGCGGCGGGGCATCGGCACGCTGTTGCTCGCGATCCTGTGGCTCACCGCCTTCCGCGCGGGCGCGGAAACGATGACCGGCCACGTCCTCACGGAGAACCGCCAGGCCGCGGGTTGGATGCGGGACTGCGGCGCGCGGGGTGAATGGGACGGCTACAAGCTCTCCTTCCGCTGGGATCTGGACAACCTCGACGCGCTTCCCGAGACACGGGCGGCGGCGGAACTCGCCGGGTGGTTGTCCCGCCTCGCGCCCGGAATCCTCGGATGA
- a CDS encoding BlaI/MecI/CopY family transcriptional regulator: protein MSSKKASVLPPLSPAEQALMDQIWQRQPVTVGELLQSVNEGRDEPITRSTLQTQLNRLEAKGWLLTDDQGRARLYRSAPSEKGGRGKVLSELKQRFFGGSGLSLVRCLVEEGGLTDDEMAELNQLIKTHRKGNQP from the coding sequence ATGAGTTCCAAGAAAGCCTCCGTCCTGCCCCCGCTGTCTCCCGCCGAACAAGCGCTCATGGACCAGATCTGGCAGAGGCAACCCGTCACCGTCGGCGAACTGCTCCAATCCGTGAACGAGGGCCGTGACGAACCCATCACGCGAAGCACCTTGCAAACGCAGCTCAACCGCCTGGAGGCAAAGGGATGGCTCCTCACCGACGATCAGGGCCGCGCCCGTCTCTATCGCTCCGCCCCATCTGAAAAAGGCGGGCGCGGAAAAGTCCTCAGCGAACTGAAGCAACGTTTCTTCGGCGGCTCCGGCCTGTCGCTTGTCCGCTGTCTGGTGGAGGAAGGCGGGCTGACCGACGATGAGATGGCGGAACTCAACCAGCTCATCAAAACCCACAGGAAAGGAAACCAGCCATGA